Proteins from a single region of Deltaproteobacteria bacterium:
- a CDS encoding helix-turn-helix domain-containing protein gives MSFFSLTSQERQVLEEFVARTVLSNEARRAQALLWLDAGENSQAIAERLRATRQTVYNWAARFNRRRGENDTSLRLADGKRSGRPSKGVVHIELTLEKTLAQSPRQLGYLTDRWTITLLLQHLHKTHGIVTNRANVAAALHRLGKNRHPLPIFIEEFDLDGVTG, from the coding sequence ATGTCATTTTTTTCTCTTACTTCTCAAGAGCGACAAGTGCTCGAAGAATTCGTGGCACGCACGGTCTTAAGTAACGAAGCCCGGCGTGCCCAGGCACTTCTTTGGCTTGATGCTGGAGAGAATTCACAGGCTATTGCCGAGCGTCTCCGGGCCACCCGACAAACGGTGTACAATTGGGCGGCACGCTTCAATCGGCGACGAGGTGAGAACGACACTTCTCTTCGTCTCGCCGACGGCAAACGCAGTGGTCGACCGTCCAAAGGGGTCGTACATATCGAGCTGACTTTAGAGAAAACCCTTGCCCAAAGCCCACGCCAGCTCGGTTACCTTACTGACAGATGGACGATAACCCTGCTACTGCAACACTTGCACAAGACTCATGGAATTGTCACAAATCGTGCGAATGTTGCAGCCGCCCTACATCGTCTCGGCAAGAATCGACACCCCTTGCCTATATTTATCGAGGAGTTCGATTTGGATGGGGTGACAGGCTGA
- a CDS encoding glycosyltransferase codes for MRLSIIIPTLNEAPSIVQTLTRIRQEGECELVVVDGGSEDRTTELAQAHADRVVLASRGRARQMNAGAGEASGDALVFLHADTKPPPRFLQVLTHAFSDPQIVGGRFDVRLDAEGWPFRMIETMMNLRSRLTKISTGDQAIFVRRQTFHEIGGFPDLALMEDIEFSRRLKRAGKIACLQEQVVTSARRWQQDGVFRTIVRMWTLRLCYFFGVPAERLREFYADTR; via the coding sequence ATGCGCCTCTCAATTATCATCCCCACACTCAATGAAGCTCCCTCAATCGTGCAGACGCTTACGCGCATTCGGCAGGAAGGGGAGTGTGAGTTAGTTGTTGTCGATGGGGGCAGTGAGGATCGTACGACAGAGCTTGCGCAAGCCCATGCGGATCGGGTGGTTCTTGCATCTCGCGGACGGGCCCGCCAGATGAATGCCGGTGCCGGTGAAGCTAGTGGTGATGCCCTTGTGTTTCTGCATGCCGATACCAAACCTCCGCCCCGGTTTCTCCAAGTGCTGACACACGCGTTCAGCGATCCTCAGATTGTGGGTGGGCGGTTCGATGTTCGCCTCGATGCAGAGGGATGGCCGTTCCGCATGATCGAGACAATGATGAACCTACGTTCCCGATTGACGAAAATCTCAACTGGTGATCAGGCAATTTTTGTTCGTCGTCAGACGTTTCATGAGATCGGCGGCTTCCCTGACCTGGCGTTGATGGAAGACATCGAATTCAGCCGGAGATTGAAGCGCGCCGGAAAGATCGCGTGCTTACAAGAACAGGTAGTGACTTCAGCCCGACGTTGGCAGCAGGATGGTGTCTTCCGCACGATCGTGCGGATGTGGACGTTACGACTGTGTTATTTCTTCGGTGTGCCAGCGGAGAGGTTGCGGGAGTTTTATGCGGATACGCGATGA
- a CDS encoding class I fructose-bisphosphate aldolase, with protein sequence MTERVREILSWYESDNPGTRTNIARLLNHGRLGGTGKLVILPVDQGFEHGPARSFAPNPAGYDPEYHYRLALETGCNAYAAPLGFIEAGVSKFLGEIPLILKLNNHDVLHDEKDPLSAVTASVDDALRLGCTAVGFTIYPGSSQAQTMYEQAREITKEAKAKGLAMVLWSYPRGSDLSKEGETAIDVVTYAAQIACQLGAHIVKVKLPSAHIELGEAKKVYQKHHIPIETLPERVRHVVQSSFNGKRVVIFSGGAKSDNDESFFNEVRAIRDGGGFGSIIGRNSFQRLPAEGQAFLRTCMQIYAGEVK encoded by the coding sequence ATGACAGAACGTGTCCGCGAAATTTTGAGTTGGTATGAAAGTGATAACCCTGGAACACGGACGAATATTGCACGATTACTCAATCATGGTCGTCTTGGCGGCACCGGAAAACTGGTGATCCTCCCGGTCGATCAAGGATTCGAACATGGTCCAGCTCGCAGTTTCGCACCAAACCCTGCTGGCTATGATCCAGAGTATCACTACCGACTCGCCCTCGAGACAGGTTGCAATGCCTACGCAGCGCCGCTTGGGTTCATCGAAGCCGGCGTAAGCAAGTTCCTCGGTGAAATCCCCCTCATTCTTAAGCTCAACAACCACGATGTGCTCCATGACGAAAAAGACCCACTGTCTGCTGTCACAGCCAGTGTCGATGATGCCCTGCGCCTCGGCTGCACCGCGGTCGGCTTCACGATCTATCCCGGCTCTTCACAAGCACAGACGATGTACGAACAGGCCCGAGAGATCACCAAAGAAGCCAAAGCAAAAGGACTGGCAATGGTGTTGTGGTCCTACCCTCGCGGGTCTGACCTCAGCAAAGAGGGTGAAACGGCGATCGATGTGGTGACCTATGCCGCACAGATTGCTTGCCAGCTCGGTGCACATATTGTGAAAGTCAAGCTGCCAAGTGCTCATATAGAATTAGGTGAAGCCAAGAAAGTTTATCAGAAACACCACATTCCGATCGAAACCTTGCCAGAACGGGTGCGGCACGTCGTACAAAGCTCCTTCAATGGCAAACGAGTTGTGATTTTCTCCGGTGGGGCAAAGAGTGATAACGACGAATCCTTCTTCAATGAAGTGCGCGCGATTCGTGACGGCGGTGGCTTCGGCTCGATCATCGGCCGCAATTCCTTCCAGCGTCTCCCAGCAGAAGGCCAGGCGTTCTTACGCACGTGTATGCAGATTTATGCCGGGGAAGTGAAGTAA